A genomic region of Oryza glaberrima chromosome 1, OglaRS2, whole genome shotgun sequence contains the following coding sequences:
- the LOC127771033 gene encoding COPII coat assembly protein SEC16-like: MGRLKGGAAASFSSSKKPKAKPKQRGGAAAASGEERVAASAPSPPTPPSPPRCRRRAPLSPPRGHPPLAPFAEIASGSSAFGSHAVSPPAGRQIRRGRGTPAEGERGDGGVWEAPAAH, from the coding sequence ATGGGGAGGCTgaagggcggcgccgcggcatCCTTCTCCTCGTCGAAGAAGCCCAAGGCGAAGCCgaagcagcgcggcggcgccgccgccgcttcgggggaggagagggtggcCGCCTCGGCACCGtcaccgcccacgccgccgtctccaccgcGTTGCCGCCGGCGCGCTCCGCTGAGCCCGCCTCGGGGTCATCCGCCGCTAGCGCCCTTCGCCGAGATCGCCTCGGGGTCGTCCGCCTTCGGCTCCCACGCCGTGTCGCCGCCAGCGGGCCGCCAGAtccggagggggagagggacgccggcggagggggagaggggtgaCGGCGGTGTgtgggaggcgccggcggcgcactAG